Proteins encoded in a region of the Nitrospirota bacterium genome:
- the gatC gene encoding Asp-tRNA(Asn)/Glu-tRNA(Gln) amidotransferase subunit GatC, whose protein sequence is MEITKQEVEKVAKLARLELTDVEKAAFTKQLSQILTHVETLKQYDTTGIEPTATVLGQVNVFRPDDVRASLSIERAVANAPESADGFFVVPKIIEDRQPL, encoded by the coding sequence ATGGAAATTACGAAACAGGAAGTTGAGAAGGTCGCGAAGTTGGCGCGGCTGGAGTTGACGGATGTCGAGAAGGCGGCGTTCACGAAACAGCTGAGCCAGATCCTTACGCATGTAGAGACGTTGAAGCAGTATGACACTACAGGAATTGAGCCGACGGCGACAGTATTGGGGCAAGTGAACGTGTTTCGTCCCGATGACGTGCGGGCGTCCCTATCCATCGAGCGGGCGGTGGCCAATGCGCCGGAGTCGGCCGACGGGTTCTTTGTGGTGCCAAAAATTATTGAAGATCGACAACCCCTTTAA
- a CDS encoding aspartate 1-decarboxylase: MLRQMLRSKIHRATVTESCLDYEGSLTIDEDLMEAAGILPYEAIVCSNLNNGERFMTYAMAGKRGAGEIILNGPTARKGAVRDQIIIFCYEYYSEEEIKRHLPKIIQVNEKNRIVPGKTKH; this comes from the coding sequence ATGCTCAGGCAAATGTTGCGGTCAAAGATTCATCGGGCCACGGTGACGGAGTCCTGCCTCGATTATGAAGGCAGTCTCACGATCGACGAGGATCTGATGGAGGCAGCGGGGATTTTGCCCTATGAGGCGATCGTCTGCTCGAATTTGAATAACGGCGAGCGGTTCATGACCTATGCCATGGCGGGCAAGCGTGGCGCAGGTGAGATTATCCTCAACGGGCCGACGGCGCGGAAAGGTGCGGTGCGTGATCAGATCATCATCTTCTGTTACGAGTATTATTCGGAGGAAGAAATCAAGCGCCACCTGCCCAAGATTATCCAAGTCAATGAGAAGAACCGAATCGTTCCAGGGAAGACAAAACACTGA
- the gatA gene encoding Asp-tRNA(Asn)/Glu-tRNA(Gln) amidotransferase subunit GatA: MSLHKLSLYELHKKFTAGEVTATEIVRAYGLRIGQVESKVKAYITQAKDSVVAQASALDASLKGWRRTSPMMGMPLAIKDNICTEGVRTTCASQMLGNFVPPYDATVIAKLRAQGYLLLGKTNLDEFAMGSSTENSAFGPSRNPWNLQCVPGGSSGGSAAAVAADECAAALGSDTGGSIRQPAAFCGVVGLKPTYGRVSRYGLIAFASSLDQIGPITKDVMDSAFLLGAIAGHDPLDSTSADVPVPDYLKALKKKDLKRLRVGVPVEFFAEGLDPDVELTVRAAIQELKALGGEIKEIQLPRTDAAVATYYVLATAEASSNLARYDGVKFGLRAKETKDLLELYMKTRQEGFGPEVKRRIMLGTYVLSAGYYDAYYGKAQAVRTLIRQDFEAAFQDVDLIVTPVTPTPAFKFGAKADDPLQMYLSDIFTISVNLAGVPAISLPCGFSRAGLPIGLQLIGRPFEEETLLRAAYAYEQSTQWKTKKPVIR; the protein is encoded by the coding sequence ATGTCGCTTCATAAACTCTCGCTCTACGAGCTCCATAAAAAGTTTACCGCCGGTGAAGTCACCGCGACGGAGATCGTTCGCGCCTATGGATTGCGGATCGGCCAGGTGGAGTCCAAGGTGAAGGCCTATATCACGCAGGCCAAAGACTCGGTGGTGGCGCAAGCGAGCGCGCTCGATGCGTCGCTGAAAGGGTGGCGCAGGACGTCGCCGATGATGGGGATGCCGCTGGCGATCAAAGATAATATCTGTACCGAGGGTGTCCGCACGACGTGCGCGTCCCAGATGCTCGGCAATTTCGTCCCGCCATACGATGCCACCGTCATTGCAAAGTTGCGCGCTCAGGGATACCTACTCCTTGGAAAGACCAACCTCGATGAGTTCGCGATGGGCTCATCAACAGAAAATTCGGCCTTTGGACCCAGCCGCAACCCCTGGAACCTGCAATGTGTTCCAGGGGGATCCAGCGGAGGATCGGCCGCGGCGGTCGCGGCGGATGAATGTGCCGCGGCGTTGGGGTCTGATACCGGCGGGTCGATCCGGCAGCCGGCGGCATTTTGCGGGGTCGTGGGCCTCAAGCCGACCTATGGGCGGGTCTCCCGGTACGGATTGATTGCGTTCGCCTCTTCGCTCGATCAAATCGGACCGATTACGAAAGATGTGATGGATTCAGCCTTCCTCCTCGGCGCGATCGCCGGTCACGATCCGTTGGATTCGACATCGGCTGATGTTCCGGTGCCGGACTATCTCAAGGCGCTCAAAAAGAAAGACCTCAAGCGGCTGAGGGTCGGTGTGCCGGTCGAGTTTTTTGCGGAGGGGTTGGACCCTGACGTCGAGCTGACCGTGCGGGCGGCGATCCAGGAACTGAAAGCACTGGGTGGGGAAATTAAGGAAATTCAGTTACCGAGGACGGACGCGGCGGTGGCGACGTACTATGTCCTTGCCACGGCTGAAGCCAGCTCAAATTTAGCCCGCTATGACGGAGTGAAGTTCGGGCTTCGCGCCAAAGAGACCAAGGACCTGCTTGAGTTGTATATGAAGACGCGGCAGGAAGGCTTTGGACCCGAGGTGAAACGACGGATCATGCTGGGAACCTACGTCCTTAGTGCGGGATATTACGATGCCTATTATGGCAAGGCGCAAGCGGTGCGGACATTGATTCGCCAGGATTTCGAGGCAGCGTTTCAGGACGTCGATCTCATCGTGACGCCTGTGACTCCCACGCCGGCATTCAAGTTCGGCGCGAAGGCGGATGACCCGCTCCAGATGTATCTGTCGGACATTTTCACCATTTCGGTGAATCTCGCTGGTGTGCCAGCGATCTCGTTGCCCTGCGGATTCAGCCGGGCCGGGTTGCCCATCGGGTTGCAGTTGATCGGTCGGCCGTTCGAGGAAGAGACGCTGTTGCGAGCGGCCTACGCCTACGAACAGAGTACGCAATGGAAAACGAAGAAGCCGGTGATACGGTAA
- a CDS encoding DUF948 domain-containing protein — protein sequence MTIVDVAAILVAVVFALLVGYLVPVLIQVRKTMAESEQLLAIMKRDFPSLISELRVMSGNVNDLAEQARGGVEHATVLLHAVGEVGESVQHMHDVVRGSSGSLLANVSSVVAGFKAATQVMKERFRK from the coding sequence ATGACAATCGTTGATGTGGCTGCGATTCTGGTCGCAGTAGTCTTTGCGCTGTTGGTGGGCTATCTCGTGCCTGTGCTGATTCAGGTTCGAAAGACCATGGCGGAGTCCGAACAGCTTCTGGCTATCATGAAACGGGATTTTCCGTCGCTGATCAGTGAGCTTCGGGTGATGAGCGGGAATGTGAACGATCTGGCGGAGCAGGCTCGCGGGGGGGTGGAGCATGCGACCGTCCTCTTGCATGCGGTCGGGGAGGTCGGGGAGTCGGTGCAACATATGCACGATGTCGTGAGGGGCTCAAGTGGATCGCTGCTGGCCAATGTTTCCAGTGTGGTCGCAGGATTTAAAGCGGCGACCCAAGTCATGAAGGAACGGTTTCGAAAATGA
- a CDS encoding YtxH domain-containing protein, giving the protein MADDRGSAAAVVVLAFLTGAALGTVAALLLAPQTGRESREQLRGYARRAEGSLRDLADRAGDAFEEVVEEGKEFVESKKSVLRDAFEAGRDAMRRERDQLRGEDRG; this is encoded by the coding sequence ATGGCGGACGATAGGGGATCGGCAGCGGCAGTGGTTGTGCTTGCATTTTTGACCGGCGCAGCGTTGGGCACGGTTGCGGCGTTATTGCTGGCTCCACAGACCGGACGGGAGTCGCGCGAGCAGCTGCGTGGGTATGCCCGTCGGGCAGAAGGTAGTCTTCGAGACCTGGCTGATCGCGCAGGCGATGCGTTTGAAGAGGTCGTGGAGGAGGGGAAGGAATTTGTGGAGTCGAAGAAATCAGTTCTGCGCGACGCGTTTGAAGCCGGTCGGGATGCCATGCGGCGCGAGCGTGATCAGTTGCGTGGGGAGGACCGAGGCTAA
- the gatB gene encoding Asp-tRNA(Asn)/Glu-tRNA(Gln) amidotransferase subunit GatB — MVYEVVIGVEVHAQLRTKSKLFCGCGTIFGLTANSQTCPLCLGLPGTLPVINQAAVEMAVRAGLALNCTIAASNLFARKNYFYPDLPKGYQISQYEAPICEHGWIEVAGSDGPKRVRIRRAHLEEDAGKSVHVAGSNGSRVDLNRAGTPLLEIVTEPDLRSSDEVVSYLKGLRDVLMYLEVCDGNMDEGSFRCEPNLSLRPLGQKEFGTKVELKNINSFKFVKDAVEYEIKRQTKVLNEGGKINQETRLWNLERGETAVMRSKEEAHDYRYFPDPDLVPLKLDKEWIEGCRKQVTELPAARMQRFVSEFTLSEYDAGQLTATKAVADYFEASVRLFNQPKTVSNWVMGELTRELNNSGTDASASPVSPERLVGLLQLVEQGTISLKVAREIFPEVYRSGKSPEQIVQEKGLIQVSDEGALDQIIGDVLAKNPTQVAQFKEGKQQVLGFLVGQVMKASGGKANPGMVNELLKRKLAG; from the coding sequence ATGGTCTACGAAGTTGTGATCGGGGTGGAAGTGCATGCGCAGCTACGGACGAAGTCCAAGCTGTTTTGCGGTTGTGGGACCATATTCGGGCTCACGGCCAATAGCCAGACCTGTCCCTTGTGTTTGGGGCTCCCTGGCACCTTGCCCGTGATTAACCAGGCGGCAGTTGAGATGGCGGTCCGTGCGGGCTTAGCGTTGAATTGTACCATCGCAGCGAGCAATCTCTTTGCACGTAAGAACTACTTCTACCCCGATTTGCCCAAGGGCTATCAGATTTCGCAATACGAGGCGCCGATTTGCGAGCATGGCTGGATCGAGGTTGCAGGGAGTGACGGGCCGAAGCGGGTTCGTATCCGTCGCGCCCATCTGGAAGAAGATGCGGGGAAGAGCGTTCATGTCGCCGGCTCGAATGGGAGTCGCGTTGATTTGAATCGGGCGGGGACACCGCTGTTGGAAATTGTGACGGAACCGGACTTGCGGTCGTCCGATGAAGTCGTGTCGTACTTGAAAGGCCTCCGCGATGTGTTGATGTATCTTGAGGTCTGCGACGGCAATATGGATGAAGGGAGTTTCCGCTGCGAGCCGAACCTCTCGCTCCGTCCGTTGGGCCAGAAGGAATTCGGAACGAAGGTCGAACTGAAAAATATCAATTCGTTCAAGTTCGTGAAGGATGCCGTTGAATACGAGATCAAGCGCCAGACGAAGGTGCTGAACGAGGGCGGGAAAATCAATCAGGAGACCAGGCTCTGGAATCTCGAGCGCGGCGAGACAGCGGTCATGCGCTCGAAAGAAGAGGCGCACGACTACCGCTACTTTCCCGATCCCGATCTGGTGCCGCTTAAGCTCGATAAAGAATGGATCGAGGGTTGTCGCAAGCAGGTCACTGAATTGCCCGCAGCGAGAATGCAACGATTTGTCAGCGAGTTTACGTTGTCCGAGTACGATGCCGGCCAATTGACCGCAACGAAGGCGGTGGCCGACTATTTTGAAGCTTCGGTGAGGTTGTTCAATCAGCCTAAGACGGTGAGTAATTGGGTGATGGGTGAGCTGACCAGAGAACTGAATAACTCCGGAACCGATGCCAGCGCTTCGCCGGTATCACCTGAACGGTTGGTCGGGTTACTCCAGTTGGTCGAGCAGGGGACGATCAGTCTGAAAGTCGCACGCGAAATTTTCCCAGAGGTTTATCGTAGCGGGAAGTCGCCGGAACAGATCGTTCAAGAGAAGGGCCTCATCCAAGTATCTGATGAAGGGGCGCTCGACCAGATCATCGGCGACGTCCTCGCGAAGAATCCGACGCAAGTGGCGCAGTTCAAAGAGGGGAAACAGCAAGTGCTGGGATTCCTTGTCGGTCAGGTGATGAAGGCGAGTGGCGGCAAGGCGAATCCGGGGATGGTGAACGAGCTACTCAAAAGGAAGTTGGCGGGGTGA
- the eno gene encoding phosphopyruvate hydratase, whose amino-acid sequence MSAIREIKGRQILDSRGNPTIEAEVTLESGARGRAAVPSGASTGEKEAIELRDGDKKRWMGKGVSKAVANISKLIAPELLGKEAFDQVGIDQAMIDLDGTKTKSKLGANAILGVSLAVAKAAAVETGQPLYRYLGGTNARVLPVPLMNIINGGAHADNRLDLQEFMIMPVGAPSFSEAFRMATEVFHTLKSLLKKKGLNTAVGDEGGFAPDLQSNEEALSLIMQAIEAAGYKPGRDIALALDCAASELYEKGRYLLEAEKNPERSSEEMVLYYGKLVDRYPILSIEDGLSELDWKGWKMMTEKLGKKVQLVGDDIFVTNVEIFAKGIKEGIANSILIKLNQIGTLTETLEAIELAKRSGYTAIISHRSGETEDTTIADVAVATNCGLIKTGSLSRTDRVAKYNQLLRIEEELGSNAVYRGREAVPGR is encoded by the coding sequence ATGAGCGCGATTCGAGAGATTAAGGGACGGCAGATTTTGGATTCACGAGGGAATCCGACGATCGAGGCGGAGGTCACGCTGGAGAGTGGTGCGCGTGGGCGGGCGGCGGTGCCGTCAGGAGCCTCGACCGGCGAGAAGGAAGCCATCGAATTGCGCGATGGCGACAAGAAGCGCTGGATGGGAAAAGGCGTCTCGAAGGCGGTCGCCAACATCAGCAAGCTGATCGCGCCGGAGTTGTTAGGGAAGGAAGCGTTCGACCAAGTCGGTATCGACCAGGCGATGATCGATCTGGATGGTACGAAAACCAAAAGTAAGCTCGGCGCCAACGCGATTCTCGGCGTATCGCTGGCCGTGGCGAAGGCGGCGGCGGTCGAAACAGGCCAGCCGCTTTACCGATATCTTGGCGGGACGAATGCGCGCGTGTTGCCGGTGCCGCTCATGAACATCATTAATGGCGGGGCGCATGCCGACAATCGGCTGGATTTGCAAGAGTTCATGATCATGCCGGTGGGGGCGCCGAGTTTCAGCGAGGCGTTTCGGATGGCGACCGAGGTATTTCATACCCTCAAGTCGTTGCTGAAGAAAAAAGGCTTGAACACGGCCGTCGGTGACGAGGGCGGGTTTGCCCCGGATCTCCAATCGAATGAAGAGGCGCTGAGCCTGATCATGCAGGCCATCGAGGCGGCCGGCTACAAACCAGGACGGGACATCGCTCTCGCATTGGATTGTGCCGCCAGTGAACTCTACGAGAAGGGGCGGTACCTCCTTGAAGCTGAAAAAAATCCTGAGCGCTCCTCCGAGGAGATGGTCCTGTACTACGGAAAGCTCGTGGATCGTTATCCGATTCTTTCCATCGAAGATGGGTTGAGCGAGTTGGATTGGAAGGGCTGGAAGATGATGACGGAGAAGTTGGGCAAGAAGGTCCAATTGGTCGGGGACGATATTTTCGTGACCAATGTGGAAATTTTTGCCAAGGGGATCAAGGAAGGGATCGCGAACTCTATTCTGATCAAGCTCAACCAGATCGGCACGTTGACGGAAACGTTGGAGGCGATTGAGCTGGCGAAACGGTCAGGTTACACGGCGATCATCTCGCATCGATCGGGGGAGACAGAGGATACGACGATTGCGGACGTGGCGGTTGCGACCAATTGCGGGCTCATTAAGACCGGGTCGCTGTCGCGAACGGACCGGGTCGCGAAATACAATCAGTTGCTCAGGATCGAGGAAGAGCTTGGCTCCAACGCTGTCTATCGGGGGCGTGAGGCGGTGCCGGGGCGATAG
- a CDS encoding septum formation initiator family protein, whose amino-acid sequence MMIIKQNRGRQWLDWQRRMMTGAQYVGGAACLLLLVALVFGDMGLPRYLSMREHAQQLDSDLQELQRTARTLRGEIDRLEHDSSKIEQLAREQLGYVRKGETVYQLVPAPSQERPRP is encoded by the coding sequence ATGATGATTATTAAGCAGAACCGTGGACGGCAGTGGCTCGATTGGCAACGTCGCATGATGACGGGCGCGCAGTATGTCGGAGGCGCCGCTTGTCTGCTGTTGCTGGTTGCCCTGGTGTTCGGTGACATGGGGCTGCCGCGCTATTTGTCTATGCGTGAGCATGCCCAGCAGTTGGACTCGGACCTTCAGGAGTTGCAGCGGACGGCCCGCACGCTTCGAGGAGAGATTGATCGTCTGGAGCACGACTCCTCGAAGATCGAACAATTGGCGCGAGAACAGCTCGGCTACGTTCGCAAAGGTGAAACCGTGTATCAATTGGTTCCAGCACCATCACAGGAGCGGCCACGCCCGTAA
- the era gene encoding GTPase Era, whose product MKFGTVAIIGRPNVGKSTLLNQLLQQKVAIVSDKPQTTRTRILGVVHAPGAQIALLDTPGLHKPQHLLNRRMVRTTVDTLEEADILYVLMDTTSSPGPGDLLVIDHVKGAIRKRPRPVILVLNKVDLVNKLKLLPVMENYARLYAWTDVVPVSAETGDNVDRLLSVTVAHLSEGDAAYDAETVTDQSMRTLAAEIVREKILHQTYEEVPYSVAVEVDEFVEEGKLARISVTVLVERDSHKAILIGKHGERLKSVGTDARREMEQIFGMKVFLQVWVKVREAWREDEHALTELGY is encoded by the coding sequence ATGAAGTTTGGCACAGTCGCGATCATTGGACGACCGAACGTCGGCAAGTCGACCTTGCTGAATCAATTGCTCCAGCAGAAGGTGGCGATTGTCTCGGATAAGCCGCAAACGACGAGAACCAGAATTCTTGGGGTCGTGCATGCGCCGGGTGCGCAGATTGCGCTACTCGATACGCCGGGCTTGCACAAGCCGCAACATCTGCTCAATCGGCGCATGGTTCGCACCACGGTCGACACGCTGGAGGAGGCCGATATCTTGTACGTGTTGATGGACACGACAAGTTCGCCTGGTCCCGGCGATCTCTTGGTGATCGATCATGTGAAAGGGGCGATCAGGAAGCGTCCTCGCCCGGTGATCTTGGTGCTGAACAAGGTGGATCTGGTCAATAAGCTGAAGCTGTTGCCGGTCATGGAGAACTACGCCAGATTATATGCATGGACGGACGTGGTGCCGGTATCGGCTGAAACTGGCGATAATGTCGATCGATTGTTGTCGGTGACCGTGGCCCATCTTTCAGAAGGGGATGCGGCCTATGATGCGGAGACCGTGACGGATCAGTCCATGCGGACGCTGGCGGCTGAAATCGTTCGCGAAAAAATTCTGCATCAGACCTACGAAGAAGTGCCCTACTCCGTTGCTGTGGAGGTCGACGAGTTTGTTGAGGAGGGGAAGCTGGCGCGTATTAGTGTCACGGTGCTGGTCGAGCGAGACTCTCATAAGGCGATCTTGATCGGGAAACATGGAGAGCGGCTCAAGTCGGTCGGGACGGATGCGCGGCGTGAGATGGAGCAAATTTTCGGGATGAAAGTGTTTCTGCAGGTGTGGGTGAAAGTGCGGGAGGCATGGCGAGAAGATGAGCATGCCCTCACCGAATTAGGCTACTAG
- the mgtE gene encoding magnesium transporter yields the protein MDPRSRSGDKDLLRDALRDQADRGRTKSDIVLLSVQRLLRRGAITNLAKMLGRMHQADVAKVILHLSSPKEKREVFELVRGESKRGQVLSELDSDSINQVLADLLHSDIAWLIKDLGPDDVAYILGVLPEERATEILSLMRTEDSTEVADLLKYPKDTAGGIMTTEFFALPEDATAQDAIRRLQLATDAEMVFYIYVTDKDEHLVGVLSLRQLLTVPPTTPLKNIATRDVISVTVDMDQEEVARQVASYNLLAIPVIDKDNTLVGIITVDDVVDVIREEATEDMLKMAGAIEEDSVSKSSSFASAKHRLPWLFTNLVGSLFSGAILWEFRYTIQEVVAIVSFIPVIAAMGGNVGLQSSTLIIRGLATGLIALTDVRTVFIREIKVGLLMGLACGVMLTIVGWIWHQAFLGMVVGVSLIIAFMVSTSMATFMPILLKRMGVDPAVAAGPFVTTANDITGITIYLSLATMFMEHLR from the coding sequence GTGGATCCGCGTTCTCGCTCGGGGGATAAAGATCTCCTCCGCGACGCGTTGCGTGACCAGGCTGATCGGGGGCGGACCAAGTCCGACATCGTGTTGTTGTCGGTGCAACGGCTGTTGCGGCGTGGCGCGATCACCAATCTTGCGAAAATGCTGGGCCGGATGCACCAGGCCGACGTGGCCAAGGTCATTCTGCATCTGTCGTCGCCCAAAGAAAAGCGGGAAGTATTTGAACTGGTGCGGGGCGAGTCGAAGCGCGGCCAAGTCCTGAGCGAACTCGACAGCGACAGCATCAATCAAGTGCTGGCAGACCTTCTGCATTCGGATATCGCCTGGCTGATTAAAGATCTTGGTCCTGACGACGTGGCCTACATCCTCGGTGTGTTGCCGGAGGAACGAGCCACCGAGATTCTTTCGCTCATGCGGACGGAGGACTCCACGGAAGTCGCCGACCTGCTGAAGTATCCGAAGGATACGGCCGGCGGCATCATGACGACGGAGTTTTTCGCACTCCCGGAAGATGCCACGGCACAAGATGCCATCCGCCGTCTCCAGCTGGCGACGGACGCGGAGATGGTGTTTTATATTTACGTGACCGACAAAGATGAGCATTTGGTCGGCGTGCTTTCGCTGCGACAGTTGTTGACGGTTCCTCCCACGACGCCGCTGAAAAACATTGCCACACGTGACGTGATCAGTGTGACGGTCGACATGGACCAGGAGGAAGTCGCCCGCCAGGTGGCGAGTTATAACTTGCTCGCGATCCCAGTCATCGACAAAGACAATACATTGGTTGGCATTATCACGGTCGACGACGTCGTGGACGTGATCCGGGAAGAAGCAACCGAAGACATGCTGAAGATGGCCGGCGCGATCGAGGAGGATTCGGTCTCAAAGTCTTCCAGCTTCGCATCTGCGAAACATAGGCTCCCGTGGCTCTTTACGAATCTGGTCGGCAGTCTATTTTCTGGGGCAATTCTGTGGGAGTTCAGGTATACGATTCAGGAAGTGGTGGCCATCGTCAGTTTTATTCCGGTCATCGCCGCCATGGGTGGAAACGTCGGACTCCAGTCCTCGACCCTCATCATTCGTGGATTGGCAACCGGGCTGATCGCGCTGACGGATGTGCGCACCGTATTTATCAGGGAAATCAAGGTTGGACTCTTGATGGGACTCGCCTGCGGCGTGATGCTGACGATCGTGGGGTGGATTTGGCATCAGGCATTTCTGGGTATGGTCGTCGGCGTGTCGCTGATTATCGCGTTCATGGTCTCGACGAGTATGGCGACGTTCATGCCGATTCTGTTGAAGCGTATGGGGGTGGATCCTGCCGTGGCGGCCGGACCATTTGTGACGACAGCGAATGACATCACGGGCATTACCATCTATCTCTCTCTAGCCACGATGTTTATGGAACACCTTCGCTAA
- the recO gene encoding DNA repair protein RecO produces MPLIKTAAITLNSRKWGDADRIVTFYTKEMGKVRGVARGARRMKSRLGASLEPLTICHLNLFEKSGDSLFRISQVDLVEPFMRFREDLTLMTAAARMVNVVSAVTPDGDPDLPLFETLEQGLRALVASQDPALTALLFQIRLLGLIGFRPETNHCTACGKGRLVGEPQFSPLSGGLVCVVCAARQTFRCLPLSRGSLAFLHQALRLAPAMVDRLRAAGQVRYEVERAVEGYVTVVAGRQLPPVNFLSYPS; encoded by the coding sequence ATGCCGCTGATCAAGACGGCGGCCATCACGCTGAATAGTCGGAAGTGGGGCGATGCAGATCGGATCGTGACGTTCTATACCAAGGAGATGGGGAAGGTTCGCGGGGTGGCGCGGGGGGCTCGTCGGATGAAGAGCCGGCTCGGCGCATCGCTAGAGCCGCTCACTATCTGCCATCTGAACCTGTTCGAAAAGTCCGGTGATTCTCTCTTTCGAATTTCTCAAGTCGATCTCGTAGAGCCGTTCATGAGATTTCGAGAAGACCTGACGCTCATGACCGCTGCCGCCAGGATGGTCAATGTGGTCAGTGCTGTGACACCGGATGGGGATCCTGATCTGCCGCTCTTCGAGACACTCGAGCAGGGGCTGCGCGCCTTAGTTGCGAGCCAGGATCCGGCGTTGACCGCGCTATTGTTTCAGATTCGTCTGCTGGGCCTTATTGGATTTCGTCCTGAGACCAATCATTGCACGGCGTGCGGAAAGGGCCGGTTAGTGGGAGAACCTCAGTTCTCGCCTCTCTCAGGGGGCCTGGTGTGCGTAGTTTGTGCTGCACGACAGACCTTCCGCTGTTTGCCGCTCTCGCGAGGGAGTTTGGCTTTTCTGCATCAGGCGTTGCGACTTGCACCTGCAATGGTCGATCGCTTGAGGGCCGCAGGGCAAGTCAGGTATGAGGTGGAGCGAGCGGTCGAAGGCTATGTTACAGTCGTGGCAGGGAGACAACTGCCTCCCGTGAATTTCTTGTCGTATCCGTCATGA
- a CDS encoding DUF971 domain-containing protein, with the protein MTEVLCEPKDMAWVEKGVLGIEWSDGHKAVYPVRYLRQQCPCAACVDEWSGVRRLQPDDVPIVIMLQDVQPVGRYALQFTWSDGHDTGIYSYALLRRLCQCDICQPVKPSEPRSRRLL; encoded by the coding sequence ATGACAGAGGTCTTGTGTGAACCGAAAGACATGGCCTGGGTCGAGAAGGGTGTGTTGGGCATCGAATGGAGCGACGGGCACAAGGCTGTCTACCCCGTTCGGTATCTCCGCCAGCAATGTCCCTGTGCCGCTTGTGTCGACGAGTGGTCTGGAGTCCGCCGTTTGCAGCCGGACGATGTCCCCATCGTCATCATGTTGCAGGATGTGCAGCCGGTCGGACGGTATGCGCTGCAATTTACGTGGAGCGACGGTCACGACACAGGGATTTACTCCTATGCCCTCCTTCGGCGGCTGTGCCAGTGCGATATCTGTCAGCCTGTGAAGCCGAGTGAACCGAGGAGCCGACGTCTGCTGTGA